The window ACTTGGGAGTAAACGAAGCTTGTTTCAGGAGTGTTTTGCTTACTCTGTTTAGTTGCCCTCTAAAAGATGCTTCTCTGATTAGAATTGTGCCCTAGTTAAGGGGATTAGGCGCCGGTCTAACTGTACCTATGATCCTAATGTGGtctttgttcatttttattaaaaaaaatctttttccaTGATAAGTATTAACCAATACCCCTGATTTATTTTGAACAGTTAAAAGTGGCTTTACCCTTCAGACTGCCCATATGTTCTTCATGGCCTTTGTGTTTGCCCCACTCAGGAAGGGAGATTACCACAGGTACCTGGCAGAGTTTGCCACAGGCAACGACAGGAAGGAGGCAGCCGAGAACAGTTTGGTAGCGTACAAAGCTGCGAGCGACATCGCCATGATCGAACTCCCATCAACGCACCCCATCCGTCTGGGACTGGCCCTtaacttttctgttttctattatGAAATCCTCAACTCGCCGGACCGTGCTTGCAGGTGAGTGCACGAGATCGAGTTgtttttgatgtgtgtgtgtgtgtggggggggggggtgcacgaaaacaacaaaacaagtttGACGTCTACAAGCAGGACTTCCTGTGGCGTCTTTGATGGGGCTACGGGGGTTTTACATCACGTGAGGCTTCAAGATTGTTAGTGAACTGAAAGGAAactacaaactaaaaaaaaaggtgtgaaaGTAAAAGCAGTTTGTGGATGTCATCTTATGCTTTTTAATGGAATGATTTATTGaaagaaatttaaaatttaAGTCAATTTTGTGCTGTTCAGTAGTTTATTTCTTACTTTTGTGGTAGGCTGAAAAAAGAAGACTTGGATAATATAAGCAGCTTGGACTCGCGGTCTCTCATTACTGCCTTTCATTACTCATTACAAAGAGGAGCATCGTTTAGGAGTTGAGCCATCCAGGGTGCCAGATGAAATGATTCATGAACTGGCTATTCAACCACATTGACTTTATTTTGACTCGTCTCACAGCGTAGCTTATCGACAAAGGACTACAGTTTTCCAGTTTGAAAAAAAGATCACACTGGCACCAGCCGGTCATTTGTTTGGGTATCTCACCATACTGCTTCCTGGATATCTTCCAGGTTGGCCATGGGAAGAGCCTCCAGGGAACATTTGGGAGTATATCTAGATAAGTTGGAGAAGGTGAGCAGGGTTTAGCTTGCTGCACTTGCAACCTGGACCCAGATAAGGAGCAGAAAATGAATAATGGCACACATAAATATTCAGAATGGTCCATGGATTAAGAAAAATAATTAGATTTTGGACACCAGATGTGATGGATGAATGGTGGATCCGACTGTCACACTTCCACATTTGCTTCACTTTTGATATGTCTGTGCTTCCACTGTGTGAAGTGAATCCTCAGCTCCTCTGTGTTGGTTCGTATCTTCTCTGCTGACAGGTTGGCGAAGGAAGCATTTGACAATGCCATTGCAGAACTGGATACCCTGAGTGAGGAAAGCTATAAGGACTCTACGCTTATCATGCAGTTGCTACGTGACAACTTGACACTATGGACCTCAGATGTGCAGGGAGATGGTGAGAGAACCATGACTTTACTGTTCAGgcttagtatttctgctttcttTGTTTGCCCCTTTTTTATTTCTGCCTCTTTTATGGTCAAAAATCTAGCAAACAGGTTTCGTCCGGCCTTTCCTCTGAGTTCTGTGGTTTCTACACTGCTCCAAAAAATTACTGGATAACTATATTGATATGGGCATGGTAATGTGTTAGGATGCTACAtcatttgacagaaatgaaagccTTTAACATACAGAGAGCTAAATTCAAAGATGGCAGGCTAGTGCATTCTGCCAGAATTTCACTGCAGCAATGCAAAAATGGTACTATGGTAGTTTTTATTGCACCCACGTGCTTGCATGCCTGCCTGACAACCTCGGGGCATTCTCCTTAAGAGATGGTGTCCACCGGGATCtcccagatctggaccagggcATCACTGAGTTCCTGGGCGGTCTGAGGTCTGGCAGCATTAGAAGGACCAAAACAAAATGTTGTTCTATTGGCGGATGCTGGGGCCAATCAGTGGTGTAAAGAGCCTGCGTGCATACTCTCACTACATGAGGCCGGGCATCATCATGCACCAGGAGGAAccaggacccactgcaccaGCGTAGGGTCTGACAAACCTTCAGGCAATAGCACGTATTGATGTACCATCCTGGAggagttggactacctgtgcaacctctgtaAGATCTAGGTATCGGTTCATGCTACCAGTAGTGACAGTGACCCTATCCAAACATAAAACTAGAGAAAAATCAGCCAGAGAAGATGAGAATTTTAAAGGTGGAGGCGTCTggcatttttttcccttaacCACCCCCTCTGCTTCTTAACTGACTAGATCAGTATCCCCCAAGTTTAGCTGACTTGGTGCTAAactctgattaaaaagtgtttaattttttgagcagtgtataaAATCACTCCCTCCTTTCAGGGTCGATACTCACGAACTCTTTTAACTTCTCTCCCCTGTAGATTCTTAAGGACAgccctcctccttctctcttctctgtttttaaAGGTCTATTTTGTAAGTCATTCCTCTTGTCTTGGGCTTTTTTCCACCTCAAGCCGTTAGTCTTGCCTCACCACCCTAACATCCCTCACTAACTTACTCACAGCACCAAGTCCAGTGTTTTTAGGGGTACAGAGCGGTAATTTGTCGCATTGTGTTGCTAACCTCTTCCACTTTTTTCAGCACTATGTTTGATTGTCTATGTTTGATTTGTCTTCGCAAGTCAAAAAAAACTTAGATAAAAGGCTGAAATACCTCCCAGTAAACGGCCGACGTCCCGAATCTGCTTCTTGGCCTAGTCAGATTTTCAGTATAACTATTTATCAAATGaagtaaaacacattcacaTCGGAGTTGTAACAATTTAAACTACTTTAAATggcagttttgtgtttttaaccttTCATAAAGTAATATTTAGGTGCTTAATAATATTACAAAAGTATATCCAGACTGTCTTTGAGACCAGTTTGACACATCAGGGGTGGCTCTAGCTCAGGAGGTAGCTGGTCAACTACTAAAACGCTTTGAATAGCACTGTATAAGAACCAGACCATTtactttaaatgtcttaatgagAAAGATGAAGCGTCACTATGCCAAGGCTTTTAAGTATCATAGTGAGGTGCAGTTACACAAAGTAACCAAATCTAGCTATAAAATGTAGCTTATTTGTCCCTTTGCTCAatattttaattcttatccTCTACaacaggggtgcccaatcccggtcctcgagagctaccgtcctgcagcttttagatgcatccttgttcccacacacctgaatcaaatgaatggcttgttatcaggcctttgccaaacatgatggcatgctgaagaggtaatcaaaccatttgattcagctgtgttggagtagggatgcatctaaaagctgcaggatagtagctctcgaggactgggattgggcagccctgctctACAAGAATGGCTTTGCATGGTTACACAACCTTGTGGTTTCAAACAAGCCACCTTTATTCTGATTGGTTGCCCCTCTCAAACTCTCAATGGCATCATGCagagccaagagtagaaaaaactgCGGGAAACAGtgtttagagcagtctgaaaCCTGAGCCTTGTGCATGTGCTCCTCTCATCATGTgagccatgtttaatatgagccTCCACCACTGTGACTTTGCATAATTGATAGAAAATATTGGAAAAGTGTAACAGGTCCCCTTCAAAATTATTGTTATTGGACGATTATCTCCATGATCAGTTATTCTAAGTGAACCAGGCGACTTCAGTTTTTATAATGTTAATTTTCCAGCTTTTAAGCTTTGCACCCTAAATGCTGGTGTCAGTCTCACAGTTGTGGGCTTGTGAATCTGAAATGTAGAAACACAACCCACCTTCCTCCTGTGACCATACAAATGACTCCATCTTCTAATTTAACCATAAGGATTTGCGGACACTCTGCTTCTTCACAAATGCATGTCGGTGTGACTGAATCCTGCACACTGGGGCATCACAGCAGATCAcatgtgtgtgggtcggtgttTGGAAACCTGTGAACGCAGCCTCGCGGAAGTGTGACATAACGGAGGAACTGCAGtggcagcatgtgaggctgctGCTCCGTGTCCTGCAGTGCTCTCACATCACAGTTAGCCGCGGTGCTAATGAGCACCGTTACGCTTTCTATTTTAATCATGACAGATTCTCAGGCCTTTGTTATTTGTGCCTCTCAATGCTTCATTACACGGATGGCTGTGCGGTCTCTATGGTAACCTTTCTAAGCAACCAGTTGCACAGGTTCACAAAGCATTTCGCCCTTGTTAGTAAGTCTGCACACAGCTCCTCCTTACTGGCCTGCACGTTGACGGTCACTGGTGAAAGTTGCAGTTTGTATGTAAATGTTTGGGTTATTTTTAGCATCTGAGCGTCTCCCGCTTATTACAATGATGGTCGTTTAAACTTAAATCAGTTTAATCAGGGACATAAGTATTTAAAATTAGATAAATTTATCACATTACAGCTGCAGACAGATTACACATGTTGCCTTATTTAAATGCATGGCTGGCTTTGTTGGACTGTATCTAAAAGATGTCTGTAGTCTCTGGGTCTATGCATAAGTGCCTCAAagctgcattctttctaatagCCACCAGAGGGGGCAGTGGCAAACTACTTCACCATTAGAAACTGACCTTTACAATGTTTAGAACACAGgcgtcgaactccaggcctcgagggctggtgtcctgcaggttttagatgtgtccttgatccaacacagctgatctaAATGGCTAAATCACCTCCTCAACatatcttgaagttctccagaggcctggtaatgaactaatcattggATTCAcatgtgttgacccagggtgttatctaaaacctgcaggacactggccctcaaggcctggagttcgacaccgcTGGTTTAGAAGAACACAAACATTATGTCAGAAAAATACGTTTGTGTGATTCTTTAAAATATACTCCTCCTAAAGAGGAAAACTCCTGTAAAGGCATATGCACAAAGTTCAGCCACAGATATTCCTGTTTCCAGCTTTCAGTCAGAAAACGACAAATAGCAGCTGGTTATAAACTAACATTATACCGACTAATGTTTGGCTTAAGTatcctaaaaatcacactttcaaACTGATAAATAATTAAAGGAAATCCTCAGGTTTTACGAGAGTTTAATCACGTACTGGTCGAGTttgacaagattaaaaaaaaaaaaaaaaaaaaaaaaaacctttagaaACAGCTGCAGCTCTTACCAAGAGGAATAATTCATCACCTCAGATTTAGCTTCACTGACTCATCGACTCGTTTCGGACTCGTTACACAAAGattgatggcatcctccacagCAAATGTACGTGGATAATTCACACTGGGCATgttgacagctgaggtaaacagcagGCTGACAGCTTACACTCACTGCGGATGACCAGGGGATATATTGGAAAATATTACACAAAACACCCGTGGGagcgttttttttgtttatcccCATTCCTGGTTTGCtgatattatttaaatattttaaagtgtgtacaaaaatgttttcatacACAAACATGCCAGCCACCTGCAGGTGTTTTTATTCTACGAAGCTCGAGCTGTTGGGTCTTGAAGCCCTGCTGTTTTCAACACCTCTTAATTTCATTAACCTCAAACGCTTCATTCAATGTGACAGTAGGCTACTGACAGCAAAGAGCGGTAAAAATGGGTTACTTCACAGGTGAGATCATACCTGTGTGCTGTTGAAACACTGTCACAGAACAGCAGCTGGCCAGTCTGCTTGCCCCACAGGACACAGGTTATGTCAAACCCTGTTTAATCTTCTTAATTTCACTCCATTTGGACCATAAAGGGCTTTTAAATTAGTGCCGTCATCGTACTTACTGCTCTTTATACAGCTGTTACGTacttttatgtgagtatttgatcATTTTCTGATTTACAGGCAGTTTTCCAACCATGGATGAAGCCTAAAAATTCAATATTTTAAGGTCCAGGCTAAATCCGTGACTGGCAAACCGTCCTGTAGTTTAGATATCCATGCTTCACTTCACGCTGCTCGTCACCGGTGATGCTTTTGAAATGTCTTTAAGTGTATAGCAGCAGCCCAGTGACTGTTGGTGCTTTTTGTCTCCATCTCAggtgaagaacagaacaaagaAGCACTGCAAGATGCGGAGGACGAGGCCCAGTGA of the Maylandia zebra isolate NMK-2024a linkage group LG10, Mzebra_GT3a, whole genome shotgun sequence genome contains:
- the LOC101468387 gene encoding 14-3-3 protein epsilon isoform X1, giving the protein MADRENLVYQAKLAEQAERYDEMVESMKNVASMDVELTVEERNLLSVAYKNVIGARRASWRIISSLEQKEENKGGEDKLKMIREYRKTVEKELKSICNDILDVLDKHLILAATTGESKVFYYKMKGDYHRYLAEFATGNDRKEAAENSLVAYKAASDIAMIELPSTHPIRLGLALNFSVFYYEILNSPDRACRLAKEAFDNAIAELDTLSEESYKDSTLIMQLLRDNLTLWTSDVQGDGEEQNKEALQDAEDEAQ